ACCAAATTACTCATTGCTGTTGCTTTTGAGAAGCCTATTTAGTTgctccttcaaaaaaaaatcttgctttttttattcATCCAGGCACTAAGAGTTAACCTAGCACTTTTACCCTGCTCTTTTCATGAGGTGGTTGGAAGTGGCCTGTATCTAGACAGGTCAGAATAAACAGTAACCATAACCCTGGCTAGTGCCATGTATGAAAGCCTAGAATTCAGTCAACCGCCTATTTTGGTCCTGAGTTTACAAATTTAGATTTAGGTTGGTCAGAGTTTGCAGGAAGGTGATTAATGCAGACACTGACACAGCCCAGTACACAGATGTTCATAAGGACACCATGTTGACAGTGTATAACCAAGACTTGTCAGAATTTTATCACATTCTGTCAGGCTGCACTTTGTACCTTATAAGAGAACTAAGGAGAATTTCCACTATTCATTTAGATCAAGGGCTCTTCAGAGATGCTATAAAAGCCTCCGAATACCAATGACCACTCTACCTTAGCTTGCAGCTGGTCAATATTTATCACACTAATAATTTCCCAGCTTGATTATGATCAAGAATTAACTGGTACCTGATGAAAGTTATTTATGTGCACTGAGACTTTACACTTCAAGCCTGTACATTAGTCATGCTCAGATGACAGCACTATCTAGTGCTTGCATCTGCAGGTAGGTGACGCAATCTTAAAGGTGACCTACAGAAACAAAGcatgcttcctctgagctgtattgaAGCAGCTACAGTAATAAGCTTGGAGTGTTCCAGCTGCTAAAAACTAGCCCTTAGCTTACAAGGGAGCAAGTTAATTATGCTGCAGAAGCTCCTGAGGTGCAGAGTTCTATGTAGGTGACCCACATCTAACAAACAGTATCCATCTGCTCCACACCTCTGCAGCGGTCAACTCATGCCATTGAGTCTctagagggggggaaaaaaatatcacttgtACAGGTAAAGCCATCCTAGTCTGGCATCAGTgagtttctgaaagcagaagcaatgAGACTACACAGGAGTTACTACGAATCCAGCACCAGGTTTCAGCTAAACCCATGCTGTGGTTTGTCACCTGAAGTTACTCTCCACTCTTAAGATGAGAAACAAATGCAGTGGTACATCAACTCTTTTAGAAGTTAATCTCCTTTCCTAGGCTGCTTTGGTTACAGTCCGGTGCTTCACAATGCTGTGCTGGATGGGCAGACTCTGCCTACAGGCTAGTCCAGCTGGCTTGTTCCTACCAGCCCAATGCAGTGAGTGCTAACACTTctccaaattctgctttcagatgCAACTTCCCCAGAGGATACCACAGAAGATTCTCCTTAGATTCAGCAGTATGAGCTCAGAGCCTGCCATTCTGCCCAGCAGTGTTAGCCACAACCAaagtttcaagatttttttttttttttttgcagggacTTCATGCAATGCCTCCCTTCTGGGCATACACTCACCAGATTCCCCTGGCGTCAGGCCAATCTCGTGCCATCCCAGATGccagcagaagaggagaaacaggCTTGTCGAACAAGAAGTGATCATcaatcagctgctgctgctccgcaTCGGTCATGTTCCTCAGGGCATAGTACTTCCCCTTGAGATCACCTCCCAGACTACCCAGAGCTGAAAGAGAGTCACTTTTAGGATGGAACCGAAGATGACAGATGTTGCCAGCATTTTAGAGACTGCATTCAAATTATCTGCTCATTTTGGTTCCTCCCTTGCTTTCATCTGTAATGTCAATGCCTTTGTGGGATTGCAGAACTTAAGGCTGTATCAGATGATTTGTCTGCACCTTCCAGGCTTAAACAAGTCGCCTTTGTTCTCGTACATGCAGTATGGGATCACTACGGCTGCTTAACTGTAGAAGTAGAGTGCTTTCTTCCAAGGAGAATCAAGGTCACAAATACAACAAGCAGTTTTCTAGTCAAGGACTGTTACTCTGCCCTTGAGAAGTTTTGGAACAGTGACAGCATCAGTCTCCAGGAATGCACCTTGAGAGTCTCCTTCCCTCTCACTTAAAGGAGGTGgaagacaacaaaaaactgCAGCTAAGAAGTTCCACCGAAGACTAGAGCTCGCTCTAGTCAACTGCACACTTGGAGCAAGACTACACCTCTAAGCAAGCTGAACCTTAATGAAAGTCAATTAAAGCAGCcacaaaatactgcaaatgtGACTCAAGCCCTGAAGTTGCTACATACCTGTTACATTTCAGGCTTGAGCCATGATGAACCAACCTCTTTCCccacacacagagaaaagcttTCAAGATCAGCAAAGGTCAACTTAACAGAGTCCAACTTCCCTCTGACATATGCTCTTGCTCTAAGCTAGAAACCGTAATGCTGATGCAACTGGAATTCAAACTGCCATTTTCAGGGAGAGCTCTGTGTTCAGACTAGGCCTTGAGGAAGGCAGCTTTTGCCAACTGTCTCCATTCTCAAACTGCAAGGAGCACCTCTTGCCCAGATGTTAGTAGTTCCCCCTGATCAGCCGGTTCTCACTTTACCTTCAACAGACAGCTTTTCAATAGCCCGCCTCTCTCCTCTACTACAGTGAGGGGGAAGACAGAATCCACGGATGCTCCTGCCAGTTCTGACACGAGAGCTGAGCACGTAATTGGGATCCAGGTCATCACCACCCTACAAGATTAGGAAATCAGTGAGTACAGCCTTGTTGCCAAGATACTTACCCTAAATAATGCAGCTCCTGTGCATTTGGGCGTGCACCTTATACTTGAGACTGACTACTTGGCCTCTGAGCAGACATACTTGGGgaccattttcttcagctttagcACAAGTATCTGTGTAACACAACCCTTGTTTTGAAGCTGAGGTTAGGGCTACCAAGTACATGCTAGAAAATAGGGACACCATCAGGCCAGCAGTTTTACATCTAAGACCAGCATCTGAGCTTGTTACCCCTTTTAGATCTGCAATCCAGAGGCATCAACATAAGACAAATCCTTATTTAGGTAGTCTTAACAATGGCTATTCTATAGTATGAGACCACCAGCTCATTTTTAGTATACAAGATCATAACATAGGAAGTGTTAAGGTTTGTAACAGTCCTTGATTCCTCAGAACGGGCTGTTTCGCTTGACTACAGCCAAGAGCTGACAGAAATACATGTTGAACGTGTTTGGCAtagcctctgctgctgcagcccatcAAGCAAGTTCCTGCTACATGCCAGCTGCCTGGTTCTACCCAGCTATTGaaaccccacagcagcaggctctgAAGTAAGACTGCACTGGGCACACTGCCCGTCAGTCCACGCAGGGTGAAACTGAGAGGACAGGGCCTGAGCAATCAGTTCAGACAACTGCCAACGACTTTACCCAGGCCTTTAATTGATCAAAAATGTATACCTGCAGGTTATCAGCATTCAGGTCGGTCTTGTGTTGATCAGTTGGTTTGTAGCCACCGTGCCTGTCTTCAATAACTGGATCAAAGAGTTCCTTAAACACATCATAGGATTCTTCATCGCCAGCTACGCATCCTACTGTCATTATGAAGGGATGGCCTGGAGTGGTAATAAAGTCAGAAGAGCTAAGTTTGGGTGATGTTTGGCTGTACTCCAGCGCAGCACTAACCAGGCAAGTTCTTTAGTGGTAGGTCTAGTCACTTAGAAATGCATTCTCACATAGGAGCAGCTGAGAGACCctacattttatatttcatcCAGTTAGTCAAAATGCAGTGCTATAGAAAACCATAGCTGTTgccattaaaacacatttttgtcaAGCTTTGGTTTAGGACAATTTTGCACAGCACATCCAATTTTACTAGCTAATTTAGACCAGCAGATAAAACGATACCTAAACAATCATGCTTTGCTCTAAGCAAGCACGCATCGCTTTGTTTGCTCAGCTACAGacagaactgcatttttgtAGTCTGCTCATAAATACCACCTCCACAAGCTTAGTTTAAGTCACCATATTCAAAAGCACCAGTTACTTCAGCTGGTTCACACAGAATATTCTCAACGCATTTTACCAGGATTATCAACCCCAGTCTGAATGACATCATCCAGGGTGAAGCCACTGGGCGTGACTCTGTCTCTCAGTTTCTTGTACAAATCCAGGGTTAGCACTTTGGCCATGTGGTTGTTGTGGGTGCTCAGGTCCGGGTACTCCTCATCGGGAGGCAGTCTCTGATTATTTAGTTGGGCCATTTTGATATTGctagagtaaaaataaatactgtaatgTTAACACGTAAACGCATCTGCTCCCCCTTTTTTCATAGAAGTGCTACAGAACATCACATATCCACTTTGGAATAGGACAAGATCAGAACAGCCGGGTAAGCCCACACAGCATAAGAGAATTTCCCCCCCCAAGCTGTGTAAAAATTAGaacaaggtgttttttttttggttcgGATTTAAAGTATTTAGCAGAGCAGTTACATAATTGAAGTGTCTGGGAATTGATGTGTCAGATCACAGCAAGGAACATGGCTTGACGGAACAAGGCCTCTTTTAACACGGCCATGCGTTTAGAGCCGTCCTGCAGCGCTTTACGAGACCTGCCTCTCAGCAGCTCGAGAGCCTTGGGGGCTGTTGTCAAGAAGCACTTCCAGGAACGAGGGAGAACAGATCGTTATGTAGATCTAACGGGCCCGGCCGTTACCTGGGTTGTCAACCCCAGTCTGGATGACATCATCCAGCGTAAATCCACTGGGAGTCTGTTTGTCCCTCAACTTCTTGTACAGGTCCAGGGTCAGCACCTTGGCCATGTGATTGTTGTGAGCGCTCAGGTCGGGGAACTCATCATCAGCAGAGTGTTTCATCTTCAGGAGGTTGTGGCTGTTTGAGAAGGGCATGTCTGACCCTACTGCAGTCactgggggagagagaggggaagcCTATCACCTGGGGGCTCGGCAAGCCTCCCCAACACCCAGGGGAGGACGCCAGGCACCCAGCAAGGTCACCTTGGCTGTCATTCCACCCGTGCCTTTCACACCTTTGTTGTCACAACACCTTCCACCAAAACAAGGCGGGACAAAatgattggggaaaaaaagttttccaccTTCGCAAGCCTTGCCCCGTCCTTTAAACACCCCGGCaagggcagggctggtgccgGCTGCCCAGAGACACGAAGGAGGCGAAGGAACGAGCCCAAGGGCGGGCAGGGCAGCCCTAGGGGGGTCCTGGAATGGCTTGGGGGGTCTAGAAAAGCACTAGGGAGGGCCCGGGGGCTCCGCGCCCCAGGGAAAGGGGGGGGTCCTGCAGCGCCCGCGGAGCCCCGGTCGGCCGGGTCCGCCTGCCCCGCTGGGGAGCGGAGCGGTGGGAGGCGTTATACAACGGACGGCTCCCTCGGGGAGCCTGGCTGGGGCGAGCCTATGTAACTACCCTGCTAAATATCGGGTTAAGCCGGGTTTACAGCGGAGCGCCGGCCACCGACGCGCCCAGTAAGCACCTGCGCCGCGCCCCCTGCCCCGCATCCCCCCTTCCCGCTCCCCCCGACGCCCTCCCAGCCGCACCCATacaatacaaaaggaaaaaaaaataatttttctctctttttttttttttaaagcctcagGACGGCTCGGCTGCCCCGGGACTTACCGAGGGCTCCGCAGCCAAAGCAATGACCTCCGCACCCAGCTCCGCACCCAACAGCTGCCCTCGCCGAACTGGAGCCGCTGTGCCGCTGCCGCGCCGCTTTTATATAGGGAGCGAGCCACCGCCCCATTGGCCGCTATTTATAGCCCATTCATTCCACTGGCCGAGGCGCGGGGGGGGCGGAGCCAACGGCCCGTCGCCGGCCGCGGCCAAGCCGGCCGCCATTTTGCGCGGCTTCGGGGCGGGAGGCGGGAGGCGGGAGGCGGGAGGGGGTCGGCGCGTGCTTGGGGCCGCCCGGTCCCTCACGGGGTTGCGGGCACGAAGCCGCCTT
This Cygnus atratus isolate AKBS03 ecotype Queensland, Australia chromosome 5, CAtr_DNAZoo_HiC_assembly, whole genome shotgun sequence DNA region includes the following protein-coding sequences:
- the CKB gene encoding creatine kinase B-type isoform X1, producing MPFSNSHNLLKMKHSADDEFPDLSAHNNHMAKVLTLDLYKKLRDKQTPSGFTLDDVIQTGVDNPGHPFIMTVGCVAGDEESYDVFKELFDPVIEDRHGGYKPTDQHKTDLNADNLQGGDDLDPNYVLSSRVRTGRSIRGFCLPPHCSRGERRAIEKLSVEALGSLGGDLKGKYYALRNMTDAEQQQLIDDHFLFDKPVSPLLLASGMARDWPDARGIWHNDNKTFLVWINEEDHLRVISMQKGGNMKEVFTRFCTGLTQIENLFKSKNHEFMWNPHLGYILTCPSNLGTGLRAGVHIKLPNLGKHEKFGEVLKRLRLQKRGTGGVDTAAVGGVFDVSNADRLGFSEVELVQMVVDGVKLLIEMEKRLEKGQSIDDLIPAQK
- the CKB gene encoding creatine kinase B-type isoform X2 is translated as MAQLNNQRLPPDEEYPDLSTHNNHMAKVLTLDLYKKLRDRVTPSGFTLDDVIQTGVDNPGHPFIMTVGCVAGDEESYDVFKELFDPVIEDRHGGYKPTDQHKTDLNADNLQGGDDLDPNYVLSSRVRTGRSIRGFCLPPHCSRGERRAIEKLSVEALGSLGGDLKGKYYALRNMTDAEQQQLIDDHFLFDKPVSPLLLASGMARDWPDARGIWHNDNKTFLVWINEEDHLRVISMQKGGNMKEVFTRFCTGLTQIENLFKSKNHEFMWNPHLGYILTCPSNLGTGLRAGVHIKLPNLGKHEKFGEVLKRLRLQKRGTGGVDTAAVGGVFDVSNADRLGFSEVELVQMVVDGVKLLIEMEKRLEKGQSIDDLIPAQK